From a region of the Natranaerovirga pectinivora genome:
- a CDS encoding TIGR01212 family radical SAM protein (This family includes YhcC from E. coli K-12, an uncharacterized radical SAM protein.) codes for MTTNNRLYYTYSNYLKNLYNDKVYKLPVNLPVTCPNRIDGAGCSFCAEVGTGFEMLSNTIEVKEQLLKNRDYIKNKYKANKFIAYFQNYTNTFLPLEDFKKYVKEALIEDVVEIAISTRPDCIREDYLEFLSTLKKEKGINITIELGLQTVNYHTLQKIKRGHTLGEYIDAVLKIKMYEFKICTHLILNLPEDNEDDAKESAKILSALGIDYVKLHSLYVAKNTEMAYLYENNKISLCSKNEYIERVILFLEYLNPNISIQRLLGRAPNEETIFCNWDTSWWKIKDEIELIMNKRGTYQGKKYNYLNGSGLRKGCY; via the coding sequence ACCTTTATAATGATAAAGTATATAAATTGCCAGTGAATCTGCCTGTGACTTGTCCTAATAGAATAGACGGGGCAGGCTGTTCATTTTGTGCGGAAGTTGGGACAGGCTTTGAAATGCTTTCCAACACTATAGAGGTTAAGGAACAACTTTTGAAAAATAGAGATTATATTAAAAATAAATATAAAGCAAATAAATTTATTGCGTATTTTCAAAACTATACCAATACTTTTTTGCCATTAGAGGATTTTAAAAAATATGTAAAAGAAGCTTTAATAGAAGATGTGGTTGAAATTGCAATTTCTACAAGACCAGATTGTATCAGGGAAGATTATTTAGAGTTTTTATCAACACTAAAAAAAGAAAAGGGGATAAATATAACAATAGAGTTAGGTCTTCAAACCGTTAATTATCATACATTACAAAAAATTAAAAGAGGCCATACTTTAGGAGAATATATAGATGCAGTTCTAAAGATTAAAATGTACGAGTTCAAAATTTGTACACATCTTATTCTTAATCTTCCAGAGGATAATGAAGATGACGCAAAAGAGTCTGCCAAGATTCTATCAGCACTTGGAATAGATTATGTCAAATTGCATTCCTTGTATGTAGCAAAAAACACAGAAATGGCATATTTATATGAAAACAATAAAATCAGTTTGTGTTCAAAAAATGAATACATTGAAAGAGTTATTTTGTTTTTAGAGTATCTTAATCCAAATATAAGTATTCAAAGGTTATTAGGTCGGGCACCTAATGAAGAAACTATTTTTTGCAACTGGGATACAAGCTGGTGGAAAATAAAAGACGAGATAGAATTGATTATGAATAAAAGAGGGACATACCAAGGAAAAAAATACAACTATCTTAATGGTAGTGGACTAAGGAAAGGGTGCTATTAA